The sequence GGGCCAGGCCCTGATCGGCGAAGCTGCGATAGGTGGGCGCGTCGAGCTGGGCGAAGTCCAGGGCGAAGGCGCCGGCGAACTGGTCGAGAAGGCCTTGCATGTGCGGATCGAGGGCCATGGTCGCTCCTTAGAATTCGGCCAGCTGGAAGACCGGATTGGTCCCGTCGAGGATGCTTTGCGTGCGTGCCTGCAGGGCCGGCTTGAACTGCGGGTGCGGCAGGATCCAGAAGCGCTTCTCGTCGATCGCCTGGAACACCAGGGCGGCCAGCTCTTCGGCCGGCATGCCCTCGCGGATGCTCTGCTCCAGCTGTGCGCCAAGCGCCGCGGCAGCGCCCGCGCCGGCCTGGTCGGAGGCCATGATGCGGCTGGCCACCGGCCCCGGGCAGAGCACCGACACGCTGACCGGCGCACCAAGCGCGGCCAGCTCGTGGTGCAGCACTTCGGAGAGCGCCACCAGCGCCTGCTTGGTCACCGTATAGGCGGCGAGGAAGGGGCTGGCGACCAGCCCGGCCATGGACGCGGTGTTGATCACATGGGCCGGGCGGCCCTGCTCGAGCAGGGTCGGGACGAAGGCGCGCAGGCCGTTGATCACGCCCAGCAGGTTGATGTCGAGCATGCGCCGCCACTGCGACTCGCTGAGCTCCCAGCTGGCGCCGGTCTGCATTACCCCGGCGTTATTGAACAGCAGGTCGACACCGCCGAAGCGCTTCAGGGCCGCATCGCGCAACGCCTCCATTTCGGCCGCGCTGGCCACGTCGGTGGTACGCGCCAGCACCTCGCTGCCCCGGCTACGCAGTTCTCCGGCCAGGGTCGTGAGGCGCTGCGGGTCGCGGTCGGCCAGGACCAGGCGCATGCCCAGCTGCCCCGCGTGTTCCGCCAGGCCGCGGCCAATGCCGCTGGCGGCGCCGGTGATGACCGCCACGCGGCCGGCTTGCTGCTCGCTCATCTGTACTCCGTTTGTCGTTCTTGTCGGTTCGGCTGCGGGCACTTATGGCAGCCAGGCCAGGTGCCGGCATCGTCCACCCGGACTAGCACGCCGGCCTCGTCCATTCAGACGATGCCGCCAGCGCCCCGGCTTGGAGAATCGCTCGCAGGCTCTGCCGCCACCCACCTTCTGCCTGCGGCGAACCGACGGGAGAACAACAATGAGCACGCTGCACCGAATCGAAGTCCGCCCGCTGCAGGATCGCTACGCGCGCGGCTGGCACTGCCTGGGCCTGGCCAGCCAGTACCGCGACGGCAAGGCGCACCGCCTGGATGTCTTCGGCACCCGCCTGGTGGCCTTCCAGGGCGAAGATGGCCAGCTGCGGATTCTCGACGGCTTCTGCCCGCACATGGGCGCCGACCTCAGCGGCGGCTGCGTCGAAGGCAACGGCCTGCGCTGCCCCTTCCACGAATGGCGCTGGGGCGCCGACGGCGTCTGCGACGATATTCCCTACGCCAAGCGCATTCCGCCGAGGGCGAAAATCAAATCCTGGGCGGTCAGCGAACAGAATCACCTGCTGTTCGTCTGGAACGACCCGGAAGGCAATCCGCCGATCGCCGAGCAGGCCATTCCGCGCCTCGACGCCTGCTACGACGGCGAGTGGGCCGAGTGGGAACTGGCCGAGCTGAAGATCGAGACCAACTGCCGCGAGCTGGTGGACAACGTTGCCGACATGGCGCACTTCGACAGCGTCCACGGCGCCCCGCTGGACTTCTTCAGCAACCACTTCGAGGCGCACATGGCGACCCAGGTGATGCGCGGCCGCAGCGCGCGCCTGTCCGGCGACAGCGAGCTGCGAACCGTGGCCACCTACTACGGCCCGGCCTACCAGATCACCGAAATGACCGGCGCCATGAACGGCCAGCCGATCCACTCGATCCTGCTCAACTGCCACGTGCCCATCGACCAGCACAGCTTCACCCTGCGCTACGGCGTGCTGGTGAAGAAGGTGCCGGGGCTTTCCGACGAGCAGAACCGCGCCATCGCCCAGGCCTACGTGCAGCAGGCACGCGAGGCCTTCTACGAGGACGTGGCCATCTGGCACAGCAAGACCCGCGTGGACAACCCGCTGCTGTGCGACGGCGACGGTCCGGTCTACCAGCTGCGCAAGTGGTACGAGCAGTTCTACACCGACGTCGCCGAACTGCCGGCGGGCCTGGCCGAGCGCAAGGACTTCATCGTGCTGGAGTCCCAGGCCGAGCCAGCCTGACCATCCGTCCCCGCCTTGGCGGGGAGGATTGCCATTTTCCGAAAGCGCCGCTTACTCTCCGGGCGCTTTCCACTACAAAAATAAGAAATGGTTTTACCGATGGCACATTCGTTTTCCCTCGACAAGTTCAGCGTGATGCTCGGCAACCTCTACCAGGGCCCCCTCGAGCCCACGCCGTGGCAGTCCTTCCTGAACGAACTCAACCAGTTCTTCGAAGCCAAGTACGTGACCTTCATCCTTCGTCCGCCCAGCGACGAGGACAACGGTCTGATGGTCAACAGCAACGGCAGTTCGGCCGAGGTCGTGGCCTCGTACAACCAGTACTATTTCAACCTCGACCCCTTCGTCGACCTGCCCAACGGCCAGGTGGTGACCCTGGAGGAGTTCGTCTCCCGTGAAGCCTGGCTGAGCTCGGAGTTCTACAAGAACTTCATGGAACCGGTGGGCGTGTTCCACATCCTCGGCGCCGACATCCGCACCAGCGACGGCGCCCTCTGCCGCATCCGCGTCAGCCGCGGCGTCGAGTCGCCCGGCTTCGTCGATGCCGACAAGGCCCTGCTGGCGCACTTCGTGCCGCACCTGGAACGCTCGGTGGCGCTGCACACGCAGATCAACCGCATCGAGACCGAACGCAATCTCTACGCCGGCGCAGTGGACCAGTTCGCCGTCGGCACCATCATCCTCGACGAGGCCGGCAAGATCCTGCAGACCAACCAGGTCGCCGACCAGCTGCTGCGCGAGAAGGACGGCCTGAAGATCAGCGCCGACAGCCTGCAGGTCGGCACCCCGCGCGACTGCCAGGAATTCCGCCGGCTGGTGAAGCAGGCGCTGCAGTCGCAAAAGGGCGGACAGCCCTCGGTGGTCGAGGCGATGCGTGTACAGCGCCCCTCCGGCCGCGCCGACCTGGGCATCATCGTGCGCTCGGTGCCGCTGAGCGAATGGAACGAAGGCAAGGCCTGCCCCTCGGTGGTGATCTTCGTCAGCGACCCGGAACAGGAGTCCCGCGCGCCCCAGGAGATCGTCAAGGCGCTCTTCGACCTGACCCCGGCCGAGGCGCAGCTGGCCATGCTGCTGGCCAACGGACTGACCCTCGACGAAGCCTCGGACGAGCTCGGCATCAGCCGCAACACGGCGCGTGCGCACCTGCGTTCGACCTTCTCCAAGACCGGCGTGACCCGCCAGACCATGCTGGTGCGGCTCATTCTGCGCAGCGTCGCCACCCTGGGTTGAGGGCTAGTCCATGTGGACGATTTACTCTGCCAATGCCGGCGTTAGCGTGAAGACCGAAGCCTGCCTGGCGAGGTCTGCCGTCATGTCGAAATTCGCTCCGTTGCTGATCCTGTTCATCCTCGGCGCCAGCCTGGCCGGGGCCCACCTGACCCTGCTGTTGCACGAGCAGGCCGAACAGCTGGCCATGCTCAACGCGCGCCAGGCCTACGGCGTTCCCTGCGCACCGGGCGGCGGCCCACGCCTGTTGCCTTGACACGAGGCCGCAAGCGGCGGCGATAGCCTTTGCAGGCTGTCTGCCGCCAGGCTCCCCCGATCTGCTTCGCGCCGCCCGGACATGCCCTTCCGGACACCGGGCGGGCTACTCCCATCGGACGATTCGACGCTCCCTCCCGCCGGCTAGCCTGCGCCTCCCCCCTTAGCGAAGAGGTTTGCCGCATGCAACGCTCGCAGAACACCACGGCGGAAGCGGAAATGGCCCTGGCGTCTTCCGCCCAGCCGCCACGCCACGACAGCTCGGCGACGGCCCCCGACCAGCGCCAGGCCTGGCTCCTGGTCCTGGGACTGGCGCTGGTGCTCTGTGTCGCCTTCGGCACCACGCTCAATTCGCTCAGCGTCTTCATGCTGCCGATCACCACGACATTCGGCAGCAGCAATGCACAGGCCGGCTTCCTCGCCACCGCCTTCATCTTCAGCATGACCCTCGCCACTCCGGTGGCCGGCTGGCTGCTCGACCACGTGGCGCCCCGCGCGGTGATGGCCAGCGGCGCCGGCATAACCGCGCTGGCCTACCTGCTCGGCGCACGCAGTGCGGACATTGGCCAACTGACCCTGGCCATGGCCCTGGGCGGCGCCGGCATCGGCGCCTCGACCTACGTACCGGCCATCACCCTGGCCACCCGCTGGATAGCTCCCCAACGCCAGGGCCTGGCCTTCGGCGTGCTGCTGGCGGGCGCCTCGGTGGGGGCGGTGCTGTTCCCCATGCTGCTCACCGAAACCATCGCCGCCCAGGGTTGGCGCGGCGCCATGCAGGCCATCGCGGTTCTGCTGCTGGTCGTCTGCCTGCCGCTGCTGCTCTGGCTGGCGCGAAATCCCGCTGCGCCGGCTGCGGGGCATCATCAAGCGAGAAGCGCCGAACAGGGGCTGGGCATCGCAGAAGCCCTGCGCACACCGCGCTACTGGTGGTGGGTGGCCATGCAGACCCTGCTGATCCTGAGCAGCATCGGGATCTTCATCGGCCTGGTGCCCTACCTGGTGTCCGCCGGCTACTCGGCGACCAGTGCCGCTGCCATCCTCGCCGCCACCAGCGGCGCGGCCATGCTCGGCAACTTCTTCTTCGGCCTGCTCAGCGCACGCTTCGACGCCCGGAACATCCTGCTGCTCGGCACGCTCGTCGGCGCGGCGGGCCTCCTCTGCCTGCTGGGCGCCCCCCTGCCGAAGCTGGGCATCGGTGCCATCGCCCTCTTCGCCCTGCTCTGGGGCGGCACCTTCAACCTGGTCAACCAGCTCGCTCCCCTGCTGCTGGTGGAGGCCATGGGGCAACGCAACTTCGGCAGCCTGCTGGGCATCGGCAACCTGGTCTCCGGCCTGGTCGCGGCGTTTGGCCCGGAAGCGGTCGGCTACCTGGTCGACGTCACCCACTCCTACACCCTGGCGATTCTGGCCTGCGTCGCGCTGATGCTGGCCGCGCTGCCGTCGATCGCCACGCAGCGCTCGACCCCGAGCTAGTGCAACTCGCCGCTCACGAATGGCCGCTGGCAGCCTGCAATGCTTCGGCGGCCTGCGCGCCCAGGATGTAATAGGCGCGCTTGCCCACCACCTGCTTGTCGAGGATCTTCAGCGGCGGCGCCGGCGGGCTCAGGCTCTCCATCACCGCGACATGCGTGGGCGACTGGCGCAGGAAGCTCAGCAGCGCCGACGGATCGTCCAGCGCCGGCAAGCGACTGCGGGTATAAAACACCGCCGCGCCGGCCAGGCGTTCGCTGGGCTGATAAAGCACCACGGACTGCCCTTGCGCCTCGCGTTGCTGGATTTGCGTCACCAGCGGCACGAAGCCTTCCTCGCGATCCTCACGCGGCTGCACCTTCACCGCCACGCCCAGGTAGACGAGCAGCGCCAGGGCGAAGACGCCGACCTGCGCGGCCCTCAGGTAGCGCCGCTCGCGCCAGCGGGCGAGCCACAGGCTGCCGTATTCGGCGGCGATCACCGCCGCGGCCGGGCTCAGCGACATCAGGTAGACCATGCGTTTGCTGGAGGCCAGGGTCAGCAACAGGAACTGCGCCACCAGCCAGACGTAGAAGAACAGCAGCTGACGGTCGCCGCGCACGCGCCGGCGGAAGTGCCAAAGGCCCAGGTAGGTGAGCAGGTTCCACGGCAGGAAGGCCTCGGGCAGCTTGCCCAGGTAGTAGTACCAGGGCTCGAAATGCCCGGCATCGACGAAGGAGCCGTTGAAGCGGCCGACGCTGTTGGCCCAGAGAATTTCGTGCAGCCCCGCCAGGCCCTGTTGGCGATACAGCGCGCCCAGCCAGAACAGCAGCGGCAGCATGCCGAGGAAGGTCCAGCTCAGCGGCCGTAGCCAGTCGCGCGGCTGAATGCGGCCTTGCTGCACGCTCTCGATGAACAGGTAGACGAAGATCACCACGCCGGGCAGCGCCAGGCCCAGCAGGCCCTTGCTCAGGCTGGCGATGGCGATGCCGAGCGAAAACAGCGGCCAGGCCGAAGAGTCGTCACGCTGGTCCAAGTGCGCCCGCAGGAATGACAGCAGCGCAAGGCTCACGCCCAGGCACAGCAGCGCGTCCTCGCCCACCTGCCGCACGTTGCCCCAGAAGCTCGCCATGGTCGCGAGCATCAGTGCGGCCAGCAGCGCCAGTGCGGTCGAACGGCCGAGGTAGCGCAGCATGCCGTAGAAGACCATCACGCAGCCCAGCCCGGCCAGCGCCGAGGCCAGCCGCACCGCCAGCTCGGTGGGGCCGAACAGGTGCATGGCGGTCACGTCCAGCCACAGGCTCAGCGGCGGCTTCTCCAGGAACGGCTGGCCGTTCACCCGCGGCGTCACCCAGTCGTGGTCAAGCTGCATCTCCATGGCGATGCCCGCCACGCGCGGCTCGGTGGAGCCCTGCAGTTGGTGGTTGCCGAGGGCGATCAGGAACAGGGCCGCGCAGAACAGAAGCAGGACCAATCCGGTCCGACGTTGGTGCATGGGGGCGTGCCTCGGGAGCGTGTTCGCAAGAGCCCGAGTCTGTCACCCGCCACATTAATGCCAGATGAACGCCGTGCTCCCTGTGCGCCCTTATCCCTCCGCCTCCTGTGCCCAGTTCAGCGCTTCCAGCGCGGCGGCCACGTGCACAAGGTTGTCGTCCAGCGGACGCGGCAGCAGCTCTTGCGCCCGCACCAGGCGGCGCAGCAGCGTGTTGCGGTGGGTGTGCAGGCGTTGCGCGGCCAGCGTCGCGTTGCTGCCGCAGGCGAGGAAGGTCAGCAGGCTGCGGCGCAGTTGCGGCGAAGCGGTAGCCAGCTGGCCGAGGGTGTGCGCGACGAAGCGCTGGTTGGCCTTGGGATCGCGGGTCATCAGCGAGACCAGGCGGATGTCGTCGAAACTGACCACCCGCGCGCGCGACTGCAGGCGCCCGAGCACACGTTGGGTAGTCAGCGCATCCAGGTGTGCGCGACGGAAGCCCTCGATGCCCTCCCCGCCGCTGCCGATGGCCAGGTGCACCGCGGGCAGCTTGCGGATCGCCGCCTGCAGCATCGCCTGGTCGATGGGCTGCGCCCCGGGAATCCACACCCAGAGCGTGGCCGCGCTGGCGAACACGGTCAGCGAACGCCGAGCCCCGGCGCAGCGGACCAGCGCGGCGGCCGCGCTTTCCAGGGTCGCCAGCTCCGTATCGGCCTCCTCGCTCCAGATCACCGCCGCGTGATGGGCCTGCTCCAGGCCGTAGCCCAGCTGGCGGCCGGCCTGCGGGACGTTGACCGGCCGGCCCTCGATGATCGCCGTGACCAGATCGCGCCGCTCGACATGGGAGTCACGCAGCAGCGCCTCGCGCTCGTTGTTCAGGAACTCCGCGAGCAGTTCGAGGCTGGCGCCGATGAAGTCGCTGATCGAACGCGACGACACCTCCAGTAACCCGCGCAGCTCCGCAGGGTCCGAAGTCAGCTCGAAGGCGACGCCCATCCACTGCTGCCAGGCCGTGGCCTGGGCCGCGCGCGAGGCGTTGAACAGCAGCTCGGTCTGGCCACGCTGCAACAGCTCGCGGGCCACGTTGAACTCGTCGGCGGGAATGTACGGCGGCACCGGCTCGCCGGGCCGCTCGATGTTTGCCCGCGCCCAGTGGATCAAACTGAAGCGCGCCGCTCGCCGCGAAGCGGACATCAGCACCGGGTCGTCGGTGAGGGATTTCATGCTCCTGGGCGACAGGCCGGCCAGGTCGATCTCCTCCAGCCACTCGGCCGGCGCGGTGAGTACATGCTCGGCGCCGCGGCGCAGCAACTCACGCACCCGAGGCGTCTGCGCCGGCCATTGGCCGGATTGTGGGCTGGGAAAAGTCAGCTGCATTCGCAAGACCTCGCTGTAGGAAAGCGCCGGAATCTGATGCAAATAGCACCATAGAGCCTCAATTCTGGTTCGTTTTATACCTTGCTGCACAAGGGGATTGTCAAAAACACTCTCGTGATCCTGAACCCGCTACGGGAGTAGCCCATGACGGTCCAGCAGTCCCCGGCCATCGAACACCTCGATGTGCTGATCATCGGCGCCGGACTCTCCGGCATAGGCGCGGCCTACTACCTGCAGC is a genomic window of Pseudomonas knackmussii B13 containing:
- a CDS encoding Rieske 2Fe-2S domain-containing protein → MSTLHRIEVRPLQDRYARGWHCLGLASQYRDGKAHRLDVFGTRLVAFQGEDGQLRILDGFCPHMGADLSGGCVEGNGLRCPFHEWRWGADGVCDDIPYAKRIPPRAKIKSWAVSEQNHLLFVWNDPEGNPPIAEQAIPRLDACYDGEWAEWELAELKIETNCRELVDNVADMAHFDSVHGAPLDFFSNHFEAHMATQVMRGRSARLSGDSELRTVATYYGPAYQITEMTGAMNGQPIHSILLNCHVPIDQHSFTLRYGVLVKKVPGLSDEQNRAIAQAYVQQAREAFYEDVAIWHSKTRVDNPLLCDGDGPVYQLRKWYEQFYTDVAELPAGLAERKDFIVLESQAEPA
- a CDS encoding ArnT family glycosyltransferase; amino-acid sequence: MHQRRTGLVLLLFCAALFLIALGNHQLQGSTEPRVAGIAMEMQLDHDWVTPRVNGQPFLEKPPLSLWLDVTAMHLFGPTELAVRLASALAGLGCVMVFYGMLRYLGRSTALALLAALMLATMASFWGNVRQVGEDALLCLGVSLALLSFLRAHLDQRDDSSAWPLFSLGIAIASLSKGLLGLALPGVVIFVYLFIESVQQGRIQPRDWLRPLSWTFLGMLPLLFWLGALYRQQGLAGLHEILWANSVGRFNGSFVDAGHFEPWYYYLGKLPEAFLPWNLLTYLGLWHFRRRVRGDRQLLFFYVWLVAQFLLLTLASSKRMVYLMSLSPAAAVIAAEYGSLWLARWRERRYLRAAQVGVFALALLVYLGVAVKVQPREDREEGFVPLVTQIQQREAQGQSVVLYQPSERLAGAAVFYTRSRLPALDDPSALLSFLRQSPTHVAVMESLSPPAPPLKILDKQVVGKRAYYILGAQAAEALQAASGHS
- a CDS encoding MFS transporter; protein product: MQRSQNTTAEAEMALASSAQPPRHDSSATAPDQRQAWLLVLGLALVLCVAFGTTLNSLSVFMLPITTTFGSSNAQAGFLATAFIFSMTLATPVAGWLLDHVAPRAVMASGAGITALAYLLGARSADIGQLTLAMALGGAGIGASTYVPAITLATRWIAPQRQGLAFGVLLAGASVGAVLFPMLLTETIAAQGWRGAMQAIAVLLLVVCLPLLLWLARNPAAPAAGHHQARSAEQGLGIAEALRTPRYWWWVAMQTLLILSSIGIFIGLVPYLVSAGYSATSAAAILAATSGAAMLGNFFFGLLSARFDARNILLLGTLVGAAGLLCLLGAPLPKLGIGAIALFALLWGGTFNLVNQLAPLLLVEAMGQRNFGSLLGIGNLVSGLVAAFGPEAVGYLVDVTHSYTLAILACVALMLAALPSIATQRSTPS
- a CDS encoding SDR family NAD(P)-dependent oxidoreductase, with translation MSEQQAGRVAVITGAASGIGRGLAEHAGQLGMRLVLADRDPQRLTTLAGELRSRGSEVLARTTDVASAAEMEALRDAALKRFGGVDLLFNNAGVMQTGASWELSESQWRRMLDINLLGVINGLRAFVPTLLEQGRPAHVINTASMAGLVASPFLAAYTVTKQALVALSEVLHHELAALGAPVSVSVLCPGPVASRIMASDQAGAGAAAALGAQLEQSIREGMPAEELAALVFQAIDEKRFWILPHPQFKPALQARTQSILDGTNPVFQLAEF
- a CDS encoding helix-turn-helix transcriptional regulator; protein product: MAHSFSLDKFSVMLGNLYQGPLEPTPWQSFLNELNQFFEAKYVTFILRPPSDEDNGLMVNSNGSSAEVVASYNQYYFNLDPFVDLPNGQVVTLEEFVSREAWLSSEFYKNFMEPVGVFHILGADIRTSDGALCRIRVSRGVESPGFVDADKALLAHFVPHLERSVALHTQINRIETERNLYAGAVDQFAVGTIILDEAGKILQTNQVADQLLREKDGLKISADSLQVGTPRDCQEFRRLVKQALQSQKGGQPSVVEAMRVQRPSGRADLGIIVRSVPLSEWNEGKACPSVVIFVSDPEQESRAPQEIVKALFDLTPAEAQLAMLLANGLTLDEASDELGISRNTARAHLRSTFSKTGVTRQTMLVRLILRSVATLG
- a CDS encoding PucR family transcriptional regulator, yielding MQLTFPSPQSGQWPAQTPRVRELLRRGAEHVLTAPAEWLEEIDLAGLSPRSMKSLTDDPVLMSASRRAARFSLIHWARANIERPGEPVPPYIPADEFNVARELLQRGQTELLFNASRAAQATAWQQWMGVAFELTSDPAELRGLLEVSSRSISDFIGASLELLAEFLNNEREALLRDSHVERRDLVTAIIEGRPVNVPQAGRQLGYGLEQAHHAAVIWSEEADTELATLESAAAALVRCAGARRSLTVFASAATLWVWIPGAQPIDQAMLQAAIRKLPAVHLAIGSGGEGIEGFRRAHLDALTTQRVLGRLQSRARVVSFDDIRLVSLMTRDPKANQRFVAHTLGQLATASPQLRRSLLTFLACGSNATLAAQRLHTHRNTLLRRLVRAQELLPRPLDDNLVHVAAALEALNWAQEAEG